The nucleotide sequence TTTCAAAACACCTCTTTCTTTTTTTATTATATCATTGTTTAGATTTTGGTGTTCCTACTTTACTATAGCACTACAATCGAAACAACAATATTGAAGATCGAGAGGGAACTCAGCTATAAAACTAAGACCAAAATTTTAATTATAGCTCTGGAAAAACTACTTGAGAAGGCTAAATCTGTAAAAACTGAAAGATACAAGGACGGTGAATAAAATGTCAGAATATTTAATAACCTCAGAAGAGGCAAGAAAGATATTGAAAATAGGAAAAAGTAAAATGAACGAGCTGCTAAAATCAAAAGAAATACCTTGCGTTAAGTTAGGGAATGGCTACAGAATGAGACGTTCAGCCATTGACGAGTATATCATCGAACTGGAAAAAAGAGGGTCTTAATATGGCTGGCTATGTAAGAAAAAGAGGTAAAACATGGGAATATTCCTTCGAACTCGGAAAGGTAAACGGGAAAAGACAAAGAGAAAGTCAAGCAGGGTTCTCAACTAAGAAGGAGGCAGAGAAAGCCTTAAGAGAAGCTCTCACGGGTTTTGAGAGTGGCACAATTACAAATACAGACAATATCAGCTTTCACGACTTTTTAAACCTGTATTATAAAGAATATGTTTGTATTCATAATAAATACAATACACAAGTCAGTTTTAAGGCTACAAGTAAGAAATTAAAAGAATACCTTGGCAAATATAAGTTATCTAATATTACCCCAGCTCTATGCCAAAACTTTATAAATGAACTATACAGGGAGGGAAAAAGTTCAAGCACAATTAAATTACAGCTAACTTATTTAAGAATGGTTCTTAATTATGCAATGCAACCCCTAAACTTAATTAAAAGCAATCCGGCGCAAAAATTAAAGATCCCAAAATTTGAAAAAGATAAAAAGATAAAAACTATAAGTCTTGAAGAATTCGACATTATCATGAATTCAATTAAACCGTGGCTTATAAAATATAGAATGGCTTTACTCATAGGACTTCACACAGGTATGAGAGAAAGCGAAATCATGGGATTAACTTGGGATAAGGTCGACTTTAAAGAAAAGACTATTTGTGTGGATCGAAAGCTTATAAATATAAATAATAAAAAAGTCTTTGAAACTCCAAAAAGTAAAAGTTCTGTTAGAGTAATAAAAATCGGAGAAACTTTAATAAATATATTAAAGGCAGAAAAAGAAAGACAAGAACAATTAAAAAAAGACTATTTCGAATTTTACAATAAAATAGATTTTGTTTGTTGCAATGATTTAGGGGTTCCTATGTCTCAATCTTCATTAACATGGCAATGCAGGAAACTGAAAGAACGTACCGGGATAGACTTTAATTTTCACCTTTTGAGACATACTCACGCCACTATGTTAATCGAAGCAGGGGCAAACCCTGTAGAAGTTTCAAAGAGATTAGGACATTCAAACACAAGTA is from Sebaldella sp. S0638 and encodes:
- a CDS encoding site-specific integrase, which produces MAGYVRKRGKTWEYSFELGKVNGKRQRESQAGFSTKKEAEKALREALTGFESGTITNTDNISFHDFLNLYYKEYVCIHNKYNTQVSFKATSKKLKEYLGKYKLSNITPALCQNFINELYREGKSSSTIKLQLTYLRMVLNYAMQPLNLIKSNPAQKLKIPKFEKDKKIKTISLEEFDIIMNSIKPWLIKYRMALLIGLHTGMRESEIMGLTWDKVDFKEKTICVDRKLININNKKVFETPKSKSSVRVIKIGETLINILKAEKERQEQLKKDYFEFYNKIDFVCCNDLGVPMSQSSLTWQCRKLKERTGIDFNFHLLRHTHATMLIEAGANPVEVSKRLGHSNTSITLNIYSHSTSKMEQDTVNIFENTIKEQP
- a CDS encoding helix-turn-helix domain-containing protein, which produces MSEYLITSEEARKILKIGKSKMNELLKSKEIPCVKLGNGYRMRRSAIDEYIIELEKRGS